The Tenacibaculum jejuense genome includes a window with the following:
- a CDS encoding sensor histidine kinase, translating into MSRKIILLVVASIVGLIALSLIQARLIQNTYDLRKEALIDTTSETIGKIGSYGTSIDSISDAISNTFLKDLDRYSIQMLLKEKLLNRLRKINDSLNPRFIVEYEKEMKSKNLNFDLKYHKVLESIILVDSLKTDTIFYDKKSSKFKLVGYEFENDPELRLGTSTWETNRTFQRKIKGELKKGNYDVVFKTVNYMNIDEANSIILNEMRGLLISSCCIFLFVIGLFYYSIKNLITQKKIADIKSDFINNITHELKTPLATLSLATKMLKKQDLNTQNNFVESTIETIERQNIRLQKLVDQVLNNSLGYNEIELQKENVSLNDFVLEIIDDFLISNKDIILTNVMCDHDVLIEVDKFYISTVLSNILENAVKYGGTELEVQLKHNKGVEIIIGDNGIGISKKDIQQIFNKFFRAENKDIHNVKGLGLGLYYSNQIIKAHNGTISVKSEKVKGTTFSIKLPLD; encoded by the coding sequence ATGTCTAGAAAAATAATTTTATTGGTTGTAGCTTCTATTGTTGGATTAATAGCTTTATCGTTAATTCAAGCTCGACTAATTCAAAATACTTATGATTTAAGGAAAGAAGCATTAATTGATACCACCAGTGAAACGATAGGGAAAATCGGAAGTTATGGAACATCAATAGATTCAATTAGTGATGCTATTTCAAATACTTTTCTAAAAGATTTAGATAGATACAGTATTCAAATGCTCCTAAAAGAAAAACTACTGAATAGATTACGTAAAATAAATGATTCTCTAAATCCAAGATTTATTGTAGAATATGAAAAAGAGATGAAGTCTAAAAATTTAAATTTCGATTTAAAATATCACAAGGTTTTAGAGAGTATAATTTTAGTAGATAGTTTAAAAACCGATACTATTTTTTATGATAAAAAATCAAGTAAATTTAAGTTAGTGGGGTATGAATTTGAAAACGATCCAGAGTTACGATTAGGAACGTCTACTTGGGAAACGAATAGAACTTTTCAAAGAAAAATTAAAGGAGAATTAAAAAAAGGAAATTATGATGTAGTTTTTAAAACTGTAAATTACATGAATATTGACGAGGCAAATTCAATCATATTAAACGAAATGAGAGGATTACTCATTTCGTCTTGTTGTATTTTCCTTTTTGTGATAGGTCTCTTCTATTATTCAATAAAAAATTTAATAACTCAGAAAAAAATAGCTGATATAAAATCAGATTTTATTAATAACATCACTCACGAATTAAAAACACCTTTGGCTACTTTGTCCTTAGCAACAAAAATGTTAAAAAAGCAAGATCTTAATACACAAAATAATTTTGTTGAATCAACTATAGAAACTATAGAAAGGCAAAATATAAGATTACAAAAACTAGTTGATCAAGTGTTAAATAATAGTTTAGGTTATAATGAAATTGAATTACAAAAAGAAAATGTAAGTCTGAATGATTTTGTACTAGAGATTATAGACGATTTTTTAATCTCAAATAAAGACATTATTTTAACTAATGTTATGTGTGATCATGATGTTTTAATTGAAGTCGATAAATTCTACATAAGTACTGTATTGTCTAACATTTTAGAAAATGCTGTAAAGTATGGCGGAACTGAATTAGAAGTTCAACTAAAACATAATAAAGGAGTTGAAATTATAATTGGAGACAACGGAATTGGAATTTCAAAGAAAGATATTCAGCAGATTTTTAATAAATTTTTCAGAGCTGAAAATAAAGATATTCATAATGTGAAAGGTTTGGGTTTAGGATTGTATTATAGCAATCAAATCATAAAAGCACATAACGGAACAATTTCAGTAAAAAGTGAAAAAGTAAAAGGAACTACTTTTAGTATTAAATTACCTTTAGATTAA
- a CDS encoding response regulator transcription factor has product MTQTKEHILLAEDDVDFGNLLKQYLEMSGYTVVWTQNGEEALEKFKESSFHICVFDVMMPKIDGFTLAEQVIAINPEIPFIFLTARKLKEDRLKGLKLGADDYIVKPFDADELVLRINNIIKRSTTSVTKVVNEGVIQIGNYSFNQRRLELVFENEIQQLTEKEASLIQFLFDHKNQMLKREEILKAVWKNDDYFSGRSMDVFISRLRKYFKKDTAITIESSRGIGLEFKIR; this is encoded by the coding sequence ATGACTCAAACAAAAGAACATATTTTATTAGCAGAAGATGATGTAGATTTTGGTAATCTTCTGAAACAATACCTCGAAATGTCTGGCTATACTGTAGTTTGGACTCAAAATGGTGAAGAAGCTTTAGAGAAATTCAAAGAGAGTAGTTTTCATATTTGTGTTTTTGATGTAATGATGCCAAAAATAGACGGATTTACACTGGCAGAACAAGTAATAGCAATAAATCCAGAAATTCCTTTTATTTTTTTAACTGCTAGAAAACTAAAAGAAGATCGATTAAAAGGATTAAAGTTAGGCGCAGATGACTATATCGTTAAACCTTTTGATGCTGATGAATTGGTATTAAGAATTAATAATATCATAAAAAGATCGACAACTAGTGTTACTAAAGTTGTTAATGAAGGAGTTATTCAAATAGGAAATTATAGCTTTAACCAAAGACGATTAGAATTAGTTTTCGAAAATGAAATTCAGCAATTAACAGAAAAAGAAGCCAGTTTAATTCAGTTTTTATTCGACCATAAGAATCAAATGCTGAAACGAGAAGAAATATTAAAAGCTGTATGGAAAAACGACGATTATTTTTCTGGAAGAAGTATGGATGTCTTTATCAGTAGACTTCGTAAATATTTCAAAAAAGACACAGCTATAACTATAGAAAGTTCAAGAGGAATTGGGCTCGAATTTAAGATACGTTAA
- a CDS encoding alpha/beta hydrolase: MKDINISKQWILFMVLTGLLHIHAQCEKINMYKHFTFVNNNDTINYHAYAKGEVSSKENILLFIHGSSSKPFYSFFKEKGIQYRGSTMPFDLKEIPDDYAFFIVSKKYIPFCVDSEKEFKAPDIYHKTMTLKHRAYQIDKVLKDILSNYIKKPKRIVVIGHSEGSDVVAKLGSINKEITHVGFWSGSGNSQWYDFPLFIRKDVLTGKLTEEEGLKQMDSLFIKYKEIVKNKDSIHKKWYGHPYKRWFYFSEPPIENLLQINVPLYVAMGAKDTSVPVESTYLIPVEFIRNEKENLTFKVYPNLDHSFNEKLPNGKKKRHWNTVFLDFMKWVKNN, from the coding sequence ATGAAAGATATTAATATTTCAAAACAATGGATATTATTTATGGTGCTTACAGGTTTACTACATATCCATGCGCAGTGTGAAAAAATTAATATGTATAAACACTTCACCTTTGTAAATAATAATGATACAATTAATTATCATGCTTATGCTAAAGGTGAAGTTTCTTCCAAAGAGAATATACTATTGTTTATTCACGGATCAAGTTCAAAACCGTTTTACAGTTTTTTTAAAGAAAAAGGAATTCAATACAGAGGAAGTACGATGCCTTTTGATTTAAAAGAGATACCAGATGATTATGCTTTTTTTATCGTTTCAAAGAAATATATTCCATTTTGTGTTGATTCAGAAAAAGAGTTCAAAGCACCCGACATCTATCACAAAACAATGACTCTAAAACACAGAGCTTATCAAATAGATAAAGTATTAAAAGATATACTTAGTAATTACATTAAAAAACCAAAAAGAATAGTAGTAATAGGACATTCTGAAGGAAGTGATGTGGTAGCAAAATTAGGTTCAATTAACAAAGAAATAACACATGTAGGGTTTTGGTCAGGTAGTGGAAATTCTCAATGGTATGATTTTCCTCTTTTTATTAGAAAAGATGTTTTAACAGGAAAATTAACCGAAGAAGAAGGTTTAAAACAGATGGATTCTTTATTCATAAAATATAAAGAGATTGTAAAAAATAAAGATTCAATTCATAAAAAATGGTACGGACATCCTTATAAAAGATGGTTTTATTTTTCAGAGCCACCGATTGAAAATTTACTACAAATTAATGTTCCATTATATGTCGCTATGGGAGCTAAAGATACGTCGGTTCCAGTAGAATCTACTTATTTAATTCCTGTTGAATTTATAAGAAACGAAAAAGAAAACCTAACATTTAAAGTATATCCAAATTTAGATCATAGCTTTAACGAAAAGTTACCAAATGGGAAGAAGAAAAGGCATTGGAATACCGTTTTTCTAGACTTTATGAAATGGGTAAAAAACAATTAG